The Pseudomonas sp. Marseille-Q3773 DNA window ACATGCTCTACGCCATCATCGCCAGCGACGTCGCAAACTCCCTGGAAAAACGCCTGGCTGCCCGCCCGGCGCACATCGAGCGCCTGCAGCAACTGAAGGCCGAAGGCCGCGTGGTGCTGGCCGGCCCGCACCCGGCCATCGACAGCAATGACCCGGGCGAAGCGGGTTTCAGCGGCAGCCTGATCGTTGCCGAGTTCGACTCCCTGGCGGCGGCGCAGGCCTGGGCCGATGCCGACCCTTACATCGCGGCGGGCGTATACGACAAGGTCGTGGTCAAACCATTCAAGCAAGTGCTGCCTTGATCTGATGCGCGCCAGCTTCTTTCGCGGGCTTGCCCGCGAGGGCTGGCGCGGTGCCGGCAGTTATACGATTGCCATCAGTCTGCGGTATCTTTGCCACTGGCGGGCCGAATAGTCGCCGTCAATGGTTGAATTGAGTGAGTCATGAGCGAGCTGTTACTGATTGATGATGACCAGGAACTGTGCGAGCTGCTCGGCAGCTGGCTGACCCAGGAAGGGTTCACCGTGCGTGCCTGCCACGATGGCAAGAGCGCCCGCCAGGCCCTGGCCACGCATGCCCCGGCGGCTGTGGTGCTGGATGTGATGCTGCCCGATGGCAGTGGCCTGGAACTGCTCAAGCAGTTGCGCAGCGAGCATGCCGAGTTGCCAGTGGTGATGCTTTCGGCCCGCGGCGAACCGCTGGACCGCATCCTCGGCCTGGAACTGGGCGCCGACGATTACCTGGCCAAACCGTGCGACCCACGTGAACTCACTGCCCGCCTGCGCGCCGTGCTGCGCCGCAGCCACCCTGCCGCCACCAGCAGCCAGGTGGAGCTGGGCGACCTGGTCTACAGCCCTGCCCGTGGCGTGGCCAGCATCGATGGCCGCGAAATGACCCTGACCCTGTCCGAGAGCCGCATTCTCGAAGCCCTGCTGCGCCAACCGGGCGAGCCGCTGGACAAGCAGGAACTGGCGCAGATCGGCCTGGGCCGCAAACTGACCCTGTACGACCGCAGCCTGGACATGCACGTCAGCAACCTGCGCAAGAAGATCGGCCCGCACGCCGATGGCCGCCCGCGCATCGTGGCCCTGCGCAGCCGCGGCTATTACTACTGCCTCTGACCCTCTTTACCGAGCCTTTACCCTCCGCTGACGGCGCTTGACGGTGCTCTCCCTAGACTGTGCTCATCCGGTAGACACCGGCCCATGAAAGGAGAGACACCATGCGCAAGACCCTTATCGCCCTGATGTTCGCCGCTGCCCTGCCGACCGTGGCCATGGCCATGCCTGAAGGCGGCCCGCGCCACGACGGCCCACATCATCGCGGTGACGCGCCGTTCCACCAGCTGGACCTGAGCCGTGACCAGCGCCAGCAGATCGGCAAGCTGATGGGCGAACAGATGAAGCAGCGCCGCGAGATCACCGAACGCTACCTGTCCAAGCTGCCGGCGGCCGACCAGAAGGCCATGAAGGACGAGCTGAAGGCCAGCCACGACAAGACCGACAGTGCGGTCCGCGCCCTGCTCAAGCCGGAGCAGCAGAAGCAGTTCGACGAGCTGCAGAAGGAACGCGCTGCCCGTAAAGCCGAGTGGCAGGAGTTCCAGGCCTGGAAAGCTGAAAAAGGCAGCAAGGCCCAGTAAGCTGACCAGCCTGTGCCCGGCCCGCCCAGCGCGGGCCGGGTTTTTCCCGTTTAGGAGGTGCACTTGCGTTCACTGTTCTGGCGCGTCCTGGCCAGTTTCTGGCTGGCCATCGCCCTGGTCGCGGGCCTGTCGATCCTGCTGGGCCACATGCTCAACCAGGATGCCTGGATCCTGAGTCGCCACCCGGGCCTGAATACCTTGGCCAGCCAGTGGGCCAGGCACTACGAGCAGGAAGGCCTGGCTTCGGCACAGCAGTTCCTGGAACGGCGCAAGGAGCGCTTCAAGATCGATGTGCAAGTGCTCGATGACAGCGGCGAAGCCGTCGTGCCCGGCACCTTTCCGCGCCGCGCGGCAGCTTTCGAGGCGCGCCAGCACAACGACCAGCGGCGCCTGCCCTGGCGCCGGCTGACCGAGGAGTACACCAGCCCCGACACCGGCGAGACCTACCTGCTGATCTACCGTATCCCCCACCCGGCGCTGGATGCCTGGCACCGCGAAAGCCTGCTGTGGCCGCTCAGCGCCTTGGGGATCGCCCTGGTGGTGCTGACCCTGTTCAGCCTGTTGGTGACGCTGTCCATCACCCGCCCGCTCAGCCGCCTGCGCAGCGCCGTGCACGACCTGGGGCAGACCACCTACCAGCAGAACAGCCTGGCGCAACTGGCGGCACGGCGCGACGAGTTCGGCGTGCTGGCCAAGGACTTCAACAAGATGGGCGCACGCCTGCAAAGCACCATTGGCAGCCAGCGCCAGTTGTTGCGTGATGTGTCCCATGAACTGCGTTCACCACTGGCAAGGCTGCGCATCGCCCTGGCCTTGGCCGAGCGCGCCGAACCAGCGCAGCGCGAGACGCTGTGGCCGCGCCTGGCTCGCGAATGCGACCGCCTGGAAGACCTGATCAGCGAAATCCTTACCCTGGCGCGGGTCGATGCCGAACAAGCCCATGCCGAGCCGATCGACCTCAATGCCGTGCTCGGCAGCGTGCGCAAGGATGCACAGCTCAGTGCGCCGGAGCAGGACGTGCGCCTGGAGGCGCAGCCGGGGTTGACCTTGCAGGGTTGGCCAACGCTGATCGAGCGCGCAGTGGACAACTTGCTGCGCAATGCCCTGCGCTTCAACCCGGTGGGCCAGCCGATCGAAATCAGCGCCGTGTGCGAGCAGCAGCGCATCCTGGTGAGCGTGCGCGACCATGGGCCCGGGGCGGCGGCCGAGCATCTGCAACAGTTGGGCGAGCCGTTCTTCCGCGCGCCGGGGCAGGAAGCGCCGGGGCATGGACTGGGGCTGGCGATTGCACGCAAGGCGGCGGAGCGTCATGGCGGCAGCCTGGTGCTGGAAAACCACCCACAGGGGGGCTTTGTGGCGCGGCTGGAGTTGCCTGTGACTGAAGCGACAGGCAGTTGAAGATGTCAATACACACCGCCTCTTCGCGGGTAAACCCGCTCCCACAGGTACTGGTGCAAGGCCTGAAATTTGCGCCACACCTGTGGGAGCGGGTTTACCCGCGAAAGGGCCGGATGCCTTGATACGGCAATCAGCCCAAGGCTGCGTTATTCGCCCCAGGCGCTGACGAAATCTGCGGTGTCCAGAACCGGCGCCGTACGCGGCTCGGTCAGCGGCGTACCGACATACAGGTAGCCAATCAGCTCTTCGTTCGCGGCCAGCCCCAGGCCCTTGTGCACATGGGCATCGTAGGCCATGTCGCCGGTCCGCCATACCGCCCCGATCCCTTGCGCATGCGCGGCAACCAGGATGCCATGCGCCGCACAGCCCGCCGCCAGGCGCTGCTCGGAACCAGGCACCTTGAAGTGATCCTGCACGCGGGCAATCACCACGATCAGCAACGGCGCCCGCAGCGGCATGGCGCGGGCCTTGTCCAGTGCAGCCTGGCTGGCATCGCCCTTGTGCTGCAGTGCTTCGGCGAACAGCTCGCCCAGTTTCTCGCGGCCCTGGCCTTCGATGGTCAGGAACCGCCAAGGCCGCAGCTGGCCGTGGTCCGGGGCACGCAGTGCAGCCTGGAACAGCGCCTCGCGCTGGGCGGCATTGGGCGCCGGATCGGTCAGGCGTGGCACGGAAACACGGTTGAGCAATGCGTCGAGAGCCTCCATGGGCTACCCTCCTGGCAGGTGAATGTGGCGCCATTCTAGCGTTTACATCACCAGACCCATAGGTAGAATGGCGCCCTTCCGTTTCGAGTCAGAGCAGATCACATGGCGTTGCCGACCTTAAGGATCATTGGTTTCATCATCGGCATCTTCCTGATTACCCTCGCTGTCAGCATGGCCGTACCCATGGCGACCCTGGTGGTCTTCGAACGCACCAGCGACATGCCGTCGTTCCTCTGGTCAAGCCTGATCACCTTCCTTGCCGGCCTGGCGCTGGTGGTCCAGGGCCGCCCCGAGCATGTGCACCTGCGCCCGCGCGACATGTACCTGCTGACGGTCAGCAGCTGGCTGGTGGTGTGCGTGTTCGCCGCCCTGCCCTTCCTGCTGACCCAGCACATCAGCTACACCGACGCCTTCTTCGAAAGCATGTCGGGCATCACCGCCACCGGCGCTACCGTGCTCAGCGGGCTCGACAGCATGTCACCGGGCATCCTGATGTGGCGCTCGATGCTGCACTGGCTTGGCGGCATCGGCTTCATCGGCATGGCGGTAGCGATCCTGCCGCTGTTGCGCATCGGTGGCATGCGCCTGTTCCAGACCGAATCGTCCGATCGCTCGGAGAAGGTCATGCCACGCTCGCATATGGTCGCCAAGTCGATCGTCGGGGTGTACGTCGGTTTCTCGATCCTCGGCGCGCTGGCCTTCTGGTGGGCCGGCATGAGCCCCTTCGATGCGATCAACCACGCCATGTCGGCAATTTCCACCGGCGGCTTTTCCACCTCCGACCAGTCGCTGGCGAAATGGGACATCCCCGCCGTGCACTGGGTCGCGGTGGTGGTGATGATCCTCGGTAGCCTGCCCTTCACGCTGTATGTCGCGACCCTGCGTGGCAACCGCAAGGCGCTGCTTCGCGACCAGCAGGTACAGGGCCTGCTCGGCATGCTGCTGGTCACCTGGCTGGTGCTTGGCACCTGGTACTGGGCCACTACCCAGATGCACTGGCTCGACGCCCTGCGCCACGTGGCCCTGAATGTGACCTCGGTGGTCACCACCACCGGCTTCGCCCTGGGCGACTACAGCCTGTGGGGCAACTTCTCGTTGATGCTGTTCTTCTACCTGGGCTTCGTGGGGGGCTGCTCCGGCTCGACCGCGGGCGGCATCAAGATCTTCCGCTTCCAGGTCGCCTACATTCTGCTCAAGGCCAGCCTCAACCAGCTGATTCACCCGCGCGCGGTGATCAAGCAGAAGTACAACGGCCACCGCCTCGACGAAGAAATCGTGCGTTCGATCCTGACCTTCTCGTTCTTCTTCGCCATCACCATCTGCGTGATGGCACTGCTGCTGTCGTTGCTTGGCGTGGACTGGATGACTGCCTTGACCGGTGCTGCAGGCACGGTCTCCGGTGTAGGCCCGGGCCTGGGCGAGGTGATCGGCCCGTCAGGCAACTATGCCAGCCTGCCGGACGCGGCCAAGTGGATCCTCTCCAGCGGCATGCTGCTCGGTCGCCTGGAGATCATCACCGTGCTAGTGCTGTGTATGCCAGCGTTCTGGCGTCACTGAGCCCCGCGGCCGTGGCGCCCAGGCGGGCACGGTACTCGCTGGGCGTGGTATCGAACCAGCGGCGGAACGCCCGGTAGAAGTTGCTGGGATCGGCGAAACCCAGCAGGTAGGCGGTTTCCAGCAGGGTCATGCCCGGTTGGGCCAGGTACTGTTCGGCCAGTTCGCGACGGGTGTCGTCGAGCAATGCCTGGAAACTGGTGCCTTCTTCCTGCAACCGCCGCTGCAAGGTGCGCTGCGACAGGTGCAGGGCCTGGGCCAGGGTTTCGCGCTTGGGCTCGCCTTGCGGCAGAATGCGGCACAGCACCTGGCGTACCCGGTGGGTTACCCGGGTTTCGGAAAAACGCGCCAGGTACTCCCCGGCAAAACGGTCGTGCAGCACCGCCATGGCTTCATTGGCGGTGGGCAACGGCGCCTCCATGTCGGCCCGCTCGAACAGCAGCGCATCGTGCGCAGCAGCGAACACCAGCGGGGCATGAAACGCCGCCTTGTAAGGCTCGACATGCTTGGGCTGCGGGCCCTGCAGCAGCACCCGGCGAGGCTGCAGCGGCCGGCCGCTGAGCCATGAGCACAATGCCAGCCCGCAGGCCAGTGACGCTTCGGCACTGTGCCGGGTCGGTGGCAGATGGTCGCCGTGCACGGTCAGGATCAGCGAATACCCTTCGGGGTCGGCGACGAAGCTCAGGTCGCAGCTTTCGGCAATGATGCGCTGGTAACGTACCAGGCGCTCGAAACCCTCGGCCAGGGTGCGGCTGGACATCAACGCATAGCCCGCCACATGGAACGATGCCGGGCGCACCACCCGCGCCATGTTCAGACCAATGGCCTCGTTGCCCGACAGCTCCTCTGCCAATTGCCACAGGCGGGTCATGGCGTCCTGCGGGAAGCGCGCGTCGGGGTCGTCCAGGGCCGTGAAGTCCAGCCCCAGCTGCTTGAACATGGCCCGGCAGTCCAGCCCTTCCAGCTCGAGTGCCTTGACGATCCCGGTTGCCCAGCTGGCTGACGTGGTTCTTTCGCTCATGACAGTGCCGACCGCTCCTGCGGTGAACCCCAAGGATACTCAATTGGCGCCCATTGTCACTGGAAGGCGCCGCCAGTCACTCTAGACTCGAATCAGGCTCCACGCCGTGCATCCTGTCCAAAAGTATCTGCCGGAGCAGTGCCATGAACCGCACAGCGCAGTTTCGCAGTTTCGCCGAGTTCTATCCGTACTACCTGGGGGAGCACGGCAACGCCACTTGTCGCCGCCTGCATTTTGTCGGTACCAGCCTGGTGATTGCCCTGCTGGCCTACACCATCGGCAGTGGCAAATGGGCCCTGCTGCTGGCGCTGCCGGTGTTCGGCTACGGCTTTGCCTGGGTCGGGCACTTCTTTTTCGAAAAGAACCGGCCTGCGACCTTTACCCACCCGTTGTACAGCCTGGCCGGGGATTTCGTGATGTTCAGGGATATCCTGCTGGGCAAGATCAGCCTGTAGCTTTGCGGGGGCCTCAGCCTTACGCCGGCTCCCGCAACGCTTCAGCCTGGCGGGCTTCGCGCGCCTGCGCTTCGGCCAACCGGTACAGCTCGATCGTACCATCCCAGTGCTCGATCAGCGCCGTACACGACTCCACCCAATCCCCGCAATTGAGGTACTCCACCTCCCCCACCCGGCGAATCTCGGCATGGTGGATATGCCCACACACCACGCCATGAAAACCACGACGGGTGCACTCGTGAGCAATGGCATCCTCGAAGTCGCTGATGAAGTTCACGGCGCCTTTCACCTTGTGCTTGAGGTACGCCGACAGTGACCAATAGCCGTATCCATAGCTGGCCCGCCAGCGGTTGAGCCAGCGGTTGAGCACCAGGGTGAACTCGTAGGCCCGATCGCCGAGAAACGCCAGCCAGCGGTGGTAACGGGTAATCACATCGAACTGGTCGCCGTGGATCACCAGCAGCCGACGGCCATCGGCGGTCAGGTGCTCGGCCTCGTCCACCAGCTGGATATTGCCGAGCATCAGCCTGGAATAACGGCGCAGGAATTCGTCATGGTTGCCGGTGACGTAGATCACTTCGGTACCGCGCTTGCTCATGGTCAGCAGGCGGCGCAGCACATTGGTGTGGGCCTGAGGCCAGTAGATCCCGCTGCGCAGTTTCCAGCCATCGATGATATCGCCCACCAGGTAGATGCGGTCGGCCTGGTAGCCCTTGAGGAATTGCGCCAGGTGTTCGGCCTGGCAATCACGGGTACCCAGGTGCACATCGGAGATCCACAGGGTACGCACGCGCTGCTTGCGCGAGGGACGGGACAGTTCGGCATGGGTCATGGGCAGGCTCCGGCGCAGTTTGCTGGAGACTGGCAGGCATGGATGACAGGGCCATGGCGAAACCGTGACGAGTGATGGGCTGTCGGGAATCGGGCACAATGCGGCTCTGCCCCGCCAGGACGTTACCCATGACCGGCCCGATCCTCTCGTTGCGCCATTACCGCCACAGCCTGATCGCCCACAGCCATGAACACCCGCAGTTGGTGTTCGGCCTGCGCGGCCGCCTGGAGTTCGAAGTCCAGGGGCATGGCGCCGGGATCGATCGCCAGGGGCTGGTGGTGGTGCCGGCAGGCGCTCATCACATCTGCGCCAGCGATGGCGGCAGCGATTGCCTGGTGCTGGATGTGCCCGGGGAGCACTGGCTGCGTGAGCAACTGGGTGAGCATGCCGATGCCAGCCGCCGGCTGCTGGACCGTCCCGCCGCCCTGGGCCTTAACGAGCGCCAGCAACAGCTGGTGGATTGGCTGGCGGCCAGCCAAGTGCACGACCCGCTGATTGCCCGGCAAGGCGCCGCGCTGCTGCTGGCCAGCCTCAACCCTACGGTGGCTGCCAGCAGCGGTGCTTGCCAGCGGCTGCCGTATGCGGCGTTCGATGCGCATATCGAGGAGCATGCCGCTTACCCGTTGCAGGTCGCCGACCTGGCGCGCATCGCCGGGTTGTCCAGTGCCCGCCTGCACGCGCGCTTCACTGCAGAATGCGGGATGACGCCAATGGACTACATCCGCCAGCGACGCTTGCTCAAGGCGCGGCGGCTGGTCGTGCAGACCTTGCTGCCGATGGGGGAGATTGCGGCGCAGGTCGGGTACAGCTCGCAGAGCGCGTTTTCGGCGGCGATGTTGCGGGCATTCGGCTGTACGCCCCTGGCGTTGCGGCGAGAGTCCGGCGACAACGCACACTAGTCTTGCGACAGAACGTGCTGACCTGAGCCTTTACACTATGGCTGTGCCGGCCTCTTCGCGGGTAAACCCGCGAAGAGGCCGGCACTGTCAGCAGAGATCTTCAGCAAGGACCCCTCATGAACCACCGCACCGCCCTCGGCGCCCTGCACATTGGCGCGCTGTTCTTCGGCCTCACCGGCGTCTTCGGCAAGCTGGCCGCCAGCGCCAGCCCGGCGATCATCGTGTTCGGCCGCGCCGCCTTCGCCGTGCTCGCCCTGGCCCTGTTCGCCAGCCTGAGCGGCCCGGGCTGGCAACGCCTGAGCGGCCAGGATGTCCGCCGCCTGCTGCTTGGCGGCGTGCTGCTGGCGGGCCATTGGGTCAGCTTTTTCATCGCTGTCAAAGTCGGTGGCGTGGCCATTGCCACCCTCGGTTTTGCCAGCTTCCCGGCTTTTACCGTGATCCTCGAGGGCCTGCTGTTCCGCGAACGGATCCGCCGCAACGAAGCCATGCTGGTGCTGCTGGTAAGCATCGGCCTGATGCTGGTCACCCCGGCATTCGACCTGGCCAGCCAGGCCACCGCTGGCCTGCTCTGGGCGCTGCTGTCGGGGCTGCTGTTCGCCTTGCTGTCGCTCACCAACCGCGCCGGCTCCGGCCGCCTGCCGGCGGTGCAGGCGGCGTTGTGGCAGAACCTGGTGGTGGGCCTGTGCCTGCTGCCGTTCGCCGCACCAGGCCTGGCTGAGGTAGCCAGCCGGGACTGGCTGTGGATCGCTCTGCTCGGCATCTTCTGCACCGGCGTGGCCCACAGCCTGTTCGTCGCCAGCCTGGCGGTGATCAAGGCGCGCACCGCCGCCGTGGTGTTCGGCATGGAGCCGGTCTACGGCATTGCGGTGGCCTGGGTGGTGTTCGCCGAAACCCCGACCCTGCGCATGCTGCTGGGCGGCGCGCTGATCATTCTCGCCATCGTGCTGTCCAGCCGCCTGGCTGCCGAGCAGGCACCCCGGCAACGGCCCGCGGCCGAGGGCAGCTGATCAGCGGTCGTTGTGCCCCAGGTCACGCTGCGGGTCGATCTGGTCACGCACCCGTTGCTTGAGTACCTTGGCCTCGGGGAAGCCGCCATCGGCCTTGCGCTCCCAGATCTGCACGCCATTGCAGGTGATGCGGAAGATGCCCCCGGTGCCCGGCTCCAACGCCACCCGCCCGAGATCATCGGCGAAAGTGCTGAGCAGTTCCTGGGCCAGCCAGGCGGCACGCAGCAGCCACTGGCACTGCGTGCAATAGGTGATCACGATTTCAGGTTTGCTGTCGGCCATGGT harbors:
- a CDS encoding AraC family transcriptional regulator — protein: MSERTTSASWATGIVKALELEGLDCRAMFKQLGLDFTALDDPDARFPQDAMTRLWQLAEELSGNEAIGLNMARVVRPASFHVAGYALMSSRTLAEGFERLVRYQRIIAESCDLSFVADPEGYSLILTVHGDHLPPTRHSAEASLACGLALCSWLSGRPLQPRRVLLQGPQPKHVEPYKAAFHAPLVFAAAHDALLFERADMEAPLPTANEAMAVLHDRFAGEYLARFSETRVTHRVRQVLCRILPQGEPKRETLAQALHLSQRTLQRRLQEEGTSFQALLDDTRRELAEQYLAQPGMTLLETAYLLGFADPSNFYRAFRRWFDTTPSEYRARLGATAAGLSDARTLAYTALAR
- a CDS encoding DUF962 domain-containing protein, with the translated sequence MNRTAQFRSFAEFYPYYLGEHGNATCRRLHFVGTSLVIALLAYTIGSGKWALLLALPVFGYGFAWVGHFFFEKNRPATFTHPLYSLAGDFVMFRDILLGKISL
- a CDS encoding YciI family protein yields the protein MLYAIIASDVANSLEKRLAARPAHIERLQQLKAEGRVVLAGPHPAIDSNDPGEAGFSGSLIVAEFDSLAAAQAWADADPYIAAGVYDKVVVKPFKQVLP
- a CDS encoding AraC family transcriptional regulator; this encodes MTGPILSLRHYRHSLIAHSHEHPQLVFGLRGRLEFEVQGHGAGIDRQGLVVVPAGAHHICASDGGSDCLVLDVPGEHWLREQLGEHADASRRLLDRPAALGLNERQQQLVDWLAASQVHDPLIARQGAALLLASLNPTVAASSGACQRLPYAAFDAHIEEHAAYPLQVADLARIAGLSSARLHARFTAECGMTPMDYIRQRRLLKARRLVVQTLLPMGEIAAQVGYSSQSAFSAAMLRAFGCTPLALRRESGDNAH
- a CDS encoding response regulator transcription factor, giving the protein MSELLLIDDDQELCELLGSWLTQEGFTVRACHDGKSARQALATHAPAAVVLDVMLPDGSGLELLKQLRSEHAELPVVMLSARGEPLDRILGLELGADDYLAKPCDPRELTARLRAVLRRSHPAATSSQVELGDLVYSPARGVASIDGREMTLTLSESRILEALLRQPGEPLDKQELAQIGLGRKLTLYDRSLDMHVSNLRKKIGPHADGRPRIVALRSRGYYYCL
- a CDS encoding SelT/SelW/SelH family protein translates to MADSKPEIVITYCTQCQWLLRAAWLAQELLSTFADDLGRVALEPGTGGIFRITCNGVQIWERKADGGFPEAKVLKQRVRDQIDPQRDLGHNDR
- a CDS encoding TrkH family potassium uptake protein — encoded protein: MALPTLRIIGFIIGIFLITLAVSMAVPMATLVVFERTSDMPSFLWSSLITFLAGLALVVQGRPEHVHLRPRDMYLLTVSSWLVVCVFAALPFLLTQHISYTDAFFESMSGITATGATVLSGLDSMSPGILMWRSMLHWLGGIGFIGMAVAILPLLRIGGMRLFQTESSDRSEKVMPRSHMVAKSIVGVYVGFSILGALAFWWAGMSPFDAINHAMSAISTGGFSTSDQSLAKWDIPAVHWVAVVVMILGSLPFTLYVATLRGNRKALLRDQQVQGLLGMLLVTWLVLGTWYWATTQMHWLDALRHVALNVTSVVTTTGFALGDYSLWGNFSLMLFFYLGFVGGCSGSTAGGIKIFRFQVAYILLKASLNQLIHPRAVIKQKYNGHRLDEEIVRSILTFSFFFAITICVMALLLSLLGVDWMTALTGAAGTVSGVGPGLGEVIGPSGNYASLPDAAKWILSSGMLLGRLEIITVLVLCMPAFWRH
- a CDS encoding UDP-2,3-diacylglucosamine diphosphatase, which translates into the protein MTHAELSRPSRKQRVRTLWISDVHLGTRDCQAEHLAQFLKGYQADRIYLVGDIIDGWKLRSGIYWPQAHTNVLRRLLTMSKRGTEVIYVTGNHDEFLRRYSRLMLGNIQLVDEAEHLTADGRRLLVIHGDQFDVITRYHRWLAFLGDRAYEFTLVLNRWLNRWRASYGYGYWSLSAYLKHKVKGAVNFISDFEDAIAHECTRRGFHGVVCGHIHHAEIRRVGEVEYLNCGDWVESCTALIEHWDGTIELYRLAEAQAREARQAEALREPA
- a CDS encoding Spy/CpxP family protein refolding chaperone yields the protein MRKTLIALMFAAALPTVAMAMPEGGPRHDGPHHRGDAPFHQLDLSRDQRQQIGKLMGEQMKQRREITERYLSKLPAADQKAMKDELKASHDKTDSAVRALLKPEQQKQFDELQKERAARKAEWQEFQAWKAEKGSKAQ
- a CDS encoding DMT family transporter translates to MNHRTALGALHIGALFFGLTGVFGKLAASASPAIIVFGRAAFAVLALALFASLSGPGWQRLSGQDVRRLLLGGVLLAGHWVSFFIAVKVGGVAIATLGFASFPAFTVILEGLLFRERIRRNEAMLVLLVSIGLMLVTPAFDLASQATAGLLWALLSGLLFALLSLTNRAGSGRLPAVQAALWQNLVVGLCLLPFAAPGLAEVASRDWLWIALLGIFCTGVAHSLFVASLAVIKARTAAVVFGMEPVYGIAVAWVVFAETPTLRMLLGGALIILAIVLSSRLAAEQAPRQRPAAEGS
- a CDS encoding NAD(P)H nitroreductase; its protein translation is MEALDALLNRVSVPRLTDPAPNAAQREALFQAALRAPDHGQLRPWRFLTIEGQGREKLGELFAEALQHKGDASQAALDKARAMPLRAPLLIVVIARVQDHFKVPGSEQRLAAGCAAHGILVAAHAQGIGAVWRTGDMAYDAHVHKGLGLAANEELIGYLYVGTPLTEPRTAPVLDTADFVSAWGE
- a CDS encoding HAMP domain-containing sensor histidine kinase; this translates as MHLRSLFWRVLASFWLAIALVAGLSILLGHMLNQDAWILSRHPGLNTLASQWARHYEQEGLASAQQFLERRKERFKIDVQVLDDSGEAVVPGTFPRRAAAFEARQHNDQRRLPWRRLTEEYTSPDTGETYLLIYRIPHPALDAWHRESLLWPLSALGIALVVLTLFSLLVTLSITRPLSRLRSAVHDLGQTTYQQNSLAQLAARRDEFGVLAKDFNKMGARLQSTIGSQRQLLRDVSHELRSPLARLRIALALAERAEPAQRETLWPRLARECDRLEDLISEILTLARVDAEQAHAEPIDLNAVLGSVRKDAQLSAPEQDVRLEAQPGLTLQGWPTLIERAVDNLLRNALRFNPVGQPIEISAVCEQQRILVSVRDHGPGAAAEHLQQLGEPFFRAPGQEAPGHGLGLAIARKAAERHGGSLVLENHPQGGFVARLELPVTEATGS